One segment of Radiobacillus kanasensis DNA contains the following:
- a CDS encoding YfhJ family protein: MDKIFQRLADQLYAKNSHVNIQEARTIVELLWEDFETTRAKAGREYEGSETTEKIVMRWIEQYGPNLHEVVLNNPKYEKYTKNNNRLH, translated from the coding sequence ATGGATAAAATTTTCCAACGACTAGCCGACCAGCTCTACGCTAAAAATTCGCATGTCAACATCCAGGAAGCTCGGACAATTGTTGAGCTGCTTTGGGAGGACTTTGAGACAACACGAGCGAAGGCTGGCCGTGAATATGAGGGTAGTGAAACGACCGAAAAGATTGTTATGCGGTGGATTGAACAATATGGTCCGAACCTCCATGAAGTGGTTTTAAACAACCCGAAGTATGAAAAATACACGAAAAATAATAACCGATTGCATTAA
- a CDS encoding YfhH family protein produces MERRYSELTVEELRQEVAMFKEKAQKAEQLGNVSEYQIFQRKLQMAYAYLLNPEEFKAGETYELEGSPGQHFLIDYINGVFAWGNRINLLGQKVEKTEAVPISLLAKKIEK; encoded by the coding sequence GTGGAAAGAAGATATAGTGAACTAACCGTAGAAGAATTGCGTCAAGAGGTCGCAATGTTTAAAGAAAAAGCACAGAAAGCGGAACAGCTTGGTAATGTGAGCGAATATCAAATATTTCAACGCAAATTGCAAATGGCTTATGCGTACTTGTTAAACCCAGAAGAATTTAAAGCAGGGGAAACGTATGAATTAGAAGGAAGCCCCGGTCAGCACTTTTTAATTGATTACATAAATGGAGTGTTTGCATGGGGGAATCGCATAAATTTACTTGGACAAAAAGTGGAGAAAACAGAAGCGGTTCCGATTTCTCTTCTTGCAAAAAAAATCGAGAAATAA
- a CDS encoding YpzG family protein — translation MSKKPFFKNLYQDPFQSPRAKRKHASAQVNSETQKSQGEIILERRATTLYKR, via the coding sequence ATGAGTAAAAAACCATTCTTTAAAAACTTATATCAAGATCCATTTCAGTCACCACGCGCAAAACGAAAACATGCTTCGGCACAAGTAAATAGTGAAACGCAAAAATCTCAAGGTGAGATTATCCTCGAACGAAGAGCAACCACACTATACAAGAGATAA
- a CDS encoding HAD-IIB family hydrolase, with amino-acid sequence MYSGTFEKQLITDIHELIEAEYDFFFVSTATDLYVTKKTEEMHQVEEAHFFPLVENKELITLYGTKVFPTKISIAGDTERILELKKKVDDRFGAVIESYLSDEHCVDILPKGISKASGIQYLLDKYDLEPEEIAVIGDSFNDVPMMQMTPNSFAMSGARDEVKKHARHTVDHVHEAIRYFL; translated from the coding sequence ATTTACTCAGGGACTTTTGAAAAGCAACTGATTACAGACATCCACGAACTGATTGAAGCGGAGTATGATTTTTTCTTTGTGTCCACAGCAACCGATTTATATGTCACGAAAAAAACCGAAGAAATGCACCAGGTTGAGGAAGCTCATTTTTTCCCGCTCGTCGAAAACAAAGAATTGATTACCCTTTATGGAACAAAAGTTTTTCCTACTAAAATATCCATCGCCGGTGATACAGAACGAATTCTAGAATTGAAAAAGAAAGTCGATGACCGGTTTGGCGCTGTTATCGAAAGCTATCTTTCCGATGAGCACTGCGTGGATATTCTTCCAAAAGGGATTAGTAAAGCAAGTGGCATTCAGTATTTGCTCGACAAGTACGATTTGGAGCCAGAAGAAATTGCTGTCATTGGGGATTCCTTTAATGATGTACCGATGATGCAAATGACACCGAACAGTTTTGCGATGTCCGGTGCTCGTGATGAAGTGAAAAAACATGCTCGACACACAGTCGACCATGTTCATGAAGCCATTCGCTATTTTCTTTAA
- the sspK gene encoding small acid-soluble spore protein K, producing MRNKKKDFPLKDMDGMPRARAKFSPMRANGTINTKPQQRMKQSSHRNSGRFEG from the coding sequence ATGCGTAACAAAAAGAAGGATTTCCCATTAAAGGATATGGACGGCATGCCACGTGCGAGGGCAAAATTCAGTCCGATGCGTGCGAATGGTACCATTAATACGAAGCCGCAGCAGCGTATGAAACAGTCTTCACATCGTAATTCTGGGAGGTTTGAAGGATGA
- a CDS encoding TIGR01777 family oxidoreductase, producing MNILISGGTGFVGKRLTKSLVHKGNQVFILTRSPHQYASTKEVQYVCWDTLNEGKLPPIDAVVNLAGESLFGRWTSAKKEKILSSRIQATESILSFIKMTDQKPKVLINASAVGYYGTSYAETFKEGSTTPGSDFLANVVRRWEATASQAENLGVRTVFARFGIILGQEGSLPLMALPFRLFTGGKVGSGEQWMSWVHIDDVVGLVLFAIKQEQIHGPLNVTAPRPLQNKELSKRLAEALHRPYWLPAPSFALKLALGEMSTLVLDGQKVLPDVAEKNGYTFIYPDVEGAFKEIYSR from the coding sequence ATGAACATTCTGATTTCTGGTGGAACAGGCTTTGTTGGAAAAAGGCTTACGAAATCGTTGGTGCATAAAGGCAATCAAGTTTTTATCTTAACGAGGTCCCCTCATCAATATGCTAGTACGAAAGAAGTCCAATATGTATGCTGGGATACTCTTAACGAAGGAAAATTACCCCCGATAGATGCAGTGGTAAATCTAGCTGGGGAGTCTTTATTTGGACGTTGGACATCCGCTAAAAAAGAAAAAATCCTATCTAGTCGCATTCAAGCTACTGAATCGATTCTTTCCTTTATAAAGATGACAGACCAAAAACCAAAAGTTCTTATTAATGCCTCAGCGGTTGGTTATTACGGAACATCCTATGCCGAAACCTTCAAGGAGGGATCGACGACACCTGGTTCCGATTTCCTTGCAAATGTGGTGAGGCGCTGGGAAGCTACGGCAAGCCAAGCAGAGAACCTTGGTGTTCGAACGGTTTTTGCTCGATTCGGAATTATCTTAGGTCAAGAAGGATCATTACCTCTAATGGCACTCCCTTTCCGTTTATTTACCGGAGGAAAAGTTGGTTCTGGGGAGCAATGGATGTCATGGGTTCATATTGATGATGTTGTCGGGTTGGTTTTGTTTGCGATTAAGCAGGAACAAATCCATGGACCTTTAAATGTAACAGCCCCTCGTCCATTACAAAATAAAGAGTTAAGTAAAAGGCTCGCTGAAGCCCTACATCGCCCCTATTGGTTGCCTGCTCCCAGCTTTGCTTTGAAGCTTGCACTTGGAGAAATGAGCACCCTTGTTTTAGATGGTCAAAAGGTACTACCAGATGTAGCAGAAAAAAATGGATATACGTTTATTTATCCAGATGTAGAAGGAGCATTTAAGGAAATATATAGTAGGTGA
- the recX gene encoding recombination regulator RecX, whose translation MVKIAKITVQQKNKSRFNIFIEKGSKAEYAFSVDEDILIQFHLRKGQELDEPTLKLLHRKDEQHKFYNLAIQFLSYRMRSRKEIIDYLVKKEIDPEQLPLVVERLVNEGLIDDREFATAFVRTRINTTTKGPLLLKQELKEKGVSAEIADEALSIFSFDKQLEYARKWIAKKLKVDSKKSFRHQQQQILQTLMQKGFPQSVIVEATKDIHDGKDNDDEWNAVVHQGEKLLWKYNKKASGKELKLKIKAALFRKGFDLDAIERFLDEYVTEQDAF comes from the coding sequence ATGGTGAAGATCGCGAAGATAACTGTTCAACAAAAAAATAAAAGTCGTTTTAATATTTTTATTGAAAAAGGTTCTAAAGCAGAATACGCATTTAGCGTGGATGAGGATATTTTAATCCAATTTCATTTACGAAAAGGCCAAGAACTGGACGAGCCAACCTTAAAACTTCTACATCGAAAAGATGAACAGCATAAGTTTTATAATCTAGCCATTCAATTTCTAAGCTATCGTATGCGTTCTCGCAAAGAAATCATCGATTATCTCGTTAAAAAGGAAATCGATCCAGAACAGCTACCCTTAGTAGTCGAACGACTGGTAAACGAGGGATTAATCGATGACCGTGAATTTGCAACAGCTTTTGTTCGGACGAGAATCAACACGACAACTAAAGGGCCGCTCTTATTAAAGCAAGAACTTAAAGAAAAAGGTGTATCAGCAGAAATCGCGGATGAAGCTCTCTCTATTTTTTCATTCGATAAACAGCTAGAATACGCCCGAAAATGGATTGCAAAAAAATTAAAGGTAGATAGTAAAAAATCCTTTCGCCATCAACAGCAGCAAATCCTGCAAACCCTTATGCAGAAAGGATTCCCACAAAGTGTCATCGTCGAAGCAACCAAAGACATTCATGACGGCAAGGACAATGACGATGAATGGAATGCAGTTGTTCATCAAGGTGAAAAGCTGCTTTGGAAATATAACAAAAAAGCGTCTGGCAAAGAGCTTAAACTAAAAATAAAGGCAGCTTTATTTCGCAAGGGCTTTGACCTAGATGCTATTGAACGTTTCTTAGATGAATATGTGACGGAACAGGATGCGTTTTAA
- a CDS encoding HAD family hydrolase codes for MIKLFVSDLDGTLLEEDKRVSEENQKQIKKLIANGVEFAIATGRSDRDIVKLMGDMDITGHRVSQNGAFVFNKTTKAFTQGLLKSN; via the coding sequence ATGATTAAACTTTTTGTATCCGATTTAGATGGAACACTCTTAGAAGAAGACAAACGAGTGTCTGAAGAAAACCAGAAACAAATCAAAAAATTAATCGCTAACGGAGTAGAATTCGCTATCGCAACGGGGCGTTCTGATCGTGACATTGTAAAGCTAATGGGTGATATGGATATTACTGGTCACCGTGTCAGTCAAAATGGTGCTTTCGTGTTTAATAAGACAACGAAAGCATTTACTCAGGGACTTTTGAAAAGCAACTGA